A DNA window from Candidatus Protochlamydia naegleriophila contains the following coding sequences:
- a CDS encoding adenylate kinase: MLQSTKPIISPQAALALILLGPPGSGKGTQSKRLAHAYQVPHISTGDLFREHMSKETSIGMRAKAFIQAGKLVPDEVVMDMLFDRLEHPDCLRGYLLDGFPRTVAQADQLGKKRDLKMPFLVLCLDVVDDVIVQRASGRLVCKQCGVIYNRDFSPPVHPGVCDKCGGEVYRRHDDAPEVVLERLKVYHEQTRPLIEYYRKQEVLTSFDGNQPPDVVYSELKRYIDNHL, translated from the coding sequence ATGTTACAAAGTACAAAACCAATTATTAGTCCTCAAGCTGCCCTTGCTTTAATTTTATTAGGTCCTCCAGGTTCTGGAAAAGGCACCCAATCTAAGAGACTTGCTCATGCTTATCAAGTTCCACATATTTCTACAGGAGATCTTTTTAGGGAGCACATGTCAAAAGAGACTTCGATTGGCATGCGGGCGAAGGCCTTTATTCAAGCTGGTAAATTAGTGCCCGATGAGGTTGTGATGGATATGCTTTTTGATCGGCTGGAGCATCCCGATTGCTTAAGGGGATACTTGTTAGACGGTTTTCCGCGCACAGTTGCTCAGGCTGATCAATTGGGAAAAAAGCGAGACCTTAAAATGCCTTTTTTGGTTTTGTGTTTAGATGTTGTAGATGATGTCATTGTGCAACGCGCGAGTGGTCGTTTGGTCTGTAAACAGTGTGGAGTCATTTATAACCGCGATTTTTCACCGCCTGTTCATCCAGGTGTTTGCGATAAATGCGGTGGAGAGGTTTATCGCCGCCACGACGATGCTCCTGAAGTTGTTTTGGAGAGATTGAAAGTGTATCATGAGCAAACGCGTCCGCTCATCGAATACTATCGAAAGCAAGAGGTGTTAACCTCTTTTGATGGAAATCAGCCACCCGATGTCGTTTATTCGGAACTGAAAAGATACATCGACAACCATCTTTAA
- a CDS encoding malate dehydrogenase, giving the protein MPKPLKIAVTGGAGQIAYSLLFRIACGDLFGLDQPIALQILEVPAALQALEGVRMELEDGAYPLLTSIRVTADPYQAFEGVHYALLIGAKPRGPGMERGDLLQENGKIFIEQGRALNEVADPSVKIFVVGNPCNTNCLIAMQHAPRIPKENFYAMTRLDQNRATFLLAQKAEVPITAVSNVTIWGNHSATQVPDFMHAKIGGSPVESVIRDREWLENDFISLVQKRGAAIIQARGKSSAASAASALIDAIRDRFFPTPEGKWFSASICSDGNPYGMEEGLIFSFPCRTGADGKISIVPGLALDSFLEKKLKMTEKELKEERDLVKAVK; this is encoded by the coding sequence ATGCCAAAACCTTTGAAAATTGCCGTGACAGGTGGAGCTGGACAGATTGCCTACAGCCTCTTGTTTAGAATTGCATGTGGAGATTTATTTGGACTCGACCAACCCATTGCGTTGCAAATTTTAGAAGTGCCGGCGGCTTTGCAAGCCCTAGAAGGGGTGCGGATGGAGCTGGAGGATGGGGCTTATCCGCTTTTGACCTCCATTCGCGTGACTGCCGATCCTTATCAAGCCTTTGAGGGAGTTCATTATGCTCTTCTGATTGGAGCTAAGCCAAGAGGGCCCGGAATGGAAAGAGGGGATTTGCTTCAAGAGAATGGAAAAATTTTTATCGAGCAAGGACGTGCCTTAAATGAGGTTGCAGATCCTTCAGTGAAGATTTTTGTTGTTGGCAATCCTTGCAACACGAACTGCCTGATTGCCATGCAGCATGCTCCGCGCATTCCGAAAGAAAATTTCTACGCGATGACGCGGCTTGACCAGAACCGCGCGACCTTTCTCCTTGCTCAAAAAGCTGAGGTTCCCATAACAGCCGTCTCCAATGTGACCATTTGGGGAAATCACTCTGCGACTCAAGTGCCAGACTTTATGCATGCCAAGATCGGTGGTAGTCCGGTAGAGTCCGTGATCCGTGATCGCGAATGGCTAGAAAATGATTTTATTAGTTTGGTTCAAAAGAGGGGAGCGGCCATTATCCAGGCTCGAGGTAAGTCTTCAGCTGCTTCTGCTGCCAGTGCGTTGATTGATGCGATTCGGGATCGCTTTTTTCCAACACCCGAAGGAAAATGGTTTTCTGCAAGCATTTGCTCTGATGGGAATCCTTATGGGATGGAAGAGGGGTTGATTTTTTCATTTCCGTGTCGTACAGGGGCCGATGGCAAGATTTCCATTGTACCTGGGCTAGCATTGGATTCATTTTTGGAAAAGAAGCTGAAAATGACGGAGAAGGAATTAAAAGAAGAAAGAGACCTTGTTAAAGCAGTCAAATAA
- a CDS encoding citrate (Si)-synthase, which yields MSEVLFEVTKDNLETGLRGYPVGYCTTSSVDPVKGLFYVGHPVSELDSWEPEQVIYLLNHGRVGTADEVAKFTEELRGRSKCVPELIKSIQQLPKNGHPMKLFSAALLLAGTFEGKNDYREDCLNLIAQVPEIAATVINHHAGWGATNPSKPELGYMENFTQMLKVPNGNKEELTRAFKLFNILHYDHGGGNLSAFVGKAVASGLEDLYGSISAAMCALAGPRHGKANQDCLTFVHGLVQELGEGADEAQVEQAIRDRLEKKELVFGFGHAVLRVEDPRATLLYQVADQYYPNHPLVKMARLLRSAGTKVLKENPKISDPYPNVDAISGILLTAAGFPYPDYYTVLFGLARVVGIGRQIVYEREEAREGKGTPIIRPKYFFKAKEELAG from the coding sequence ATGTCTGAAGTACTTTTTGAGGTGACGAAGGATAATTTGGAAACAGGGTTAAGAGGGTATCCAGTAGGGTATTGCACAACTTCGAGTGTAGATCCTGTTAAAGGCCTCTTTTATGTGGGGCATCCCGTTTCTGAACTCGACAGCTGGGAGCCTGAGCAGGTCATTTATCTGTTGAATCATGGTCGTGTAGGGACAGCTGATGAGGTAGCAAAGTTTACTGAAGAGTTGAGAGGACGCTCAAAGTGTGTACCGGAATTGATTAAATCCATTCAGCAACTACCCAAGAATGGACATCCCATGAAGTTGTTTTCTGCAGCCCTTCTATTGGCAGGAACTTTTGAGGGGAAAAATGATTACCGGGAAGACTGCCTAAATCTAATTGCTCAAGTGCCAGAAATCGCCGCAACGGTGATCAACCACCATGCAGGTTGGGGAGCAACAAATCCCTCTAAACCAGAGCTTGGCTACATGGAAAATTTTACCCAAATGTTGAAAGTTCCCAATGGAAACAAAGAGGAGCTGACCCGGGCTTTTAAACTGTTTAATATTCTACATTATGACCATGGGGGCGGAAACTTATCTGCCTTTGTGGGGAAAGCTGTAGCTTCAGGCTTAGAAGACCTTTATGGTTCCATTTCTGCTGCCATGTGCGCACTTGCGGGGCCTCGCCACGGCAAAGCCAATCAAGATTGTTTAACATTTGTGCATGGACTCGTCCAAGAATTAGGCGAGGGTGCGGATGAAGCTCAGGTTGAGCAAGCTATACGCGATCGTTTAGAAAAAAAAGAGCTGGTCTTTGGATTTGGCCATGCAGTTTTGAGGGTAGAGGATCCAAGAGCTACCCTGCTTTATCAAGTTGCCGATCAGTACTACCCCAATCACCCGCTTGTTAAAATGGCCCGCTTGCTGCGAAGTGCCGGAACTAAAGTTTTAAAGGAAAATCCCAAAATTTCTGACCCTTATCCAAATGTGGACGCTATCTCGGGAATTTTATTGACGGCAGCCGGTTTCCCTTATCCCGATTATTACACGGTCTTATTCGGGCTCGCCCGGGTGGTTGGAATCGGCAGGCAAATTGTTTATGAGCGCGAAGAGGCGAGGGAGGGCAAAGGGACACCCATTATCAGACCTAAGTACTTCTTTAAGGCGAAGGAAGAGTTGGCGGGGTAA
- a CDS encoding NAD(P)/FAD-dependent oxidoreductase, with translation MHITIVGAGFCGLATAWHLLNQQPALSSLKIRLIDSVGIGGGASGIAAGLLHPYVGAHAKLNWMGREGFQETLNLLQVASKVVGRPVYAHGKGILRLALTVQQREDYKRCVDAHAPDVEWLTSEQCQTLVPGIAEAPGLWIKNGLTVHSSLYLQGLWKACEERGVVFEQKNIRSLKEIENTDLLILTTGAATRTIPELSHLALRTIKGQVIELAWPTHMPPLSCALNSQAYILMSENQQTCLVGATYERNYLNENAQPKLALADIMPKACAILPFLQDLPLINCYAGARVMTPQRHPLIHSLSPTQWLLTGMGSKGLLYHALMAKELIKRTAINSK, from the coding sequence ATGCACATCACTATTGTAGGAGCTGGATTTTGCGGACTAGCTACCGCTTGGCATTTGCTCAATCAACAGCCAGCCTTAAGCTCTTTGAAAATTCGTCTCATCGATTCAGTTGGTATCGGAGGCGGAGCCTCCGGGATCGCCGCAGGACTGCTGCACCCTTATGTCGGAGCACACGCCAAGCTCAACTGGATGGGGCGGGAAGGATTTCAAGAAACGCTCAACTTGCTTCAAGTTGCCTCAAAAGTTGTTGGAAGGCCTGTATACGCACATGGAAAAGGAATTTTACGATTAGCATTAACGGTGCAGCAAAGAGAAGACTATAAACGCTGTGTTGACGCTCATGCTCCCGATGTCGAGTGGCTGACAAGCGAGCAATGCCAAACCCTCGTACCCGGTATTGCAGAAGCCCCAGGTTTATGGATTAAAAATGGACTGACAGTCCATTCCTCTTTATATCTCCAAGGTCTTTGGAAGGCTTGTGAAGAGCGGGGTGTTGTATTCGAACAAAAAAACATCCGCTCCTTAAAAGAGATTGAAAACACAGATCTGCTTATTTTAACAACAGGCGCTGCCACACGTACAATCCCAGAACTCTCTCATCTAGCTCTCAGAACTATCAAAGGACAAGTTATCGAGCTTGCCTGGCCAACTCACATGCCCCCTCTTTCCTGCGCATTAAATTCCCAAGCTTACATCTTAATGTCTGAAAACCAGCAAACATGCCTTGTCGGAGCTACATATGAAAGAAACTATCTGAATGAAAACGCACAGCCCAAACTAGCCCTCGCGGATATTATGCCTAAGGCATGTGCCATTTTACCTTTTCTTCAAGACCTGCCCTTAATCAATTGCTACGCAGGAGCGCGCGTCATGACCCCGCAACGCCACCCGCTCATTCACTCTCTTTCCCCGACCCAGTGGCTTTTGACAGGCATGGGTTCGAAAGGACTGCTCTATCATGCATTGATGGCAAAAGAACTCATTAAACGCACCGCTATAAATTCCAAGTAG
- a CDS encoding MBL fold metallo-hydrolase, which yields MGIPVIGCGCAVCQSPSSFNRRTRPSVLIKTQLNKQLIIDVGPDFRMQALQHKISRLDGVLFTHAHHDHTAGIDDLRPIYYNRSSPLPILLSKVTAEDIQMRYHYLFGAIQGDKDFISRLHLQLLPDQIEGRVHFEGLTIDYVTYEQGGMAVNGFRMGDLAYLSDIRHFPETIFSRLKGVKTLIISALRYTPSLLHFSIDEAVDFAERAGAESVWLTHISHELEHEKVNAYLSSHVKLAYDGLELDFNELRNNSYDE from the coding sequence ATGGGAATCCCAGTCATTGGATGTGGATGCGCCGTTTGCCAGTCGCCCTCTTCTTTTAATCGCCGTACTCGCCCATCTGTCTTGATTAAAACGCAGTTAAACAAGCAGCTGATTATCGATGTAGGTCCAGACTTTCGCATGCAGGCTTTGCAACACAAAATAAGCCGTTTGGATGGTGTCTTGTTTACGCACGCCCATCACGATCATACAGCCGGTATTGATGATTTACGCCCAATCTATTATAATCGATCGAGTCCACTTCCCATACTGCTCTCAAAAGTGACAGCAGAAGATATCCAAATGCGCTATCATTATCTTTTTGGGGCTATACAAGGGGATAAAGATTTTATCTCCCGCCTTCATCTACAACTCTTGCCCGATCAAATAGAAGGACGCGTGCATTTTGAAGGCTTGACAATTGACTATGTCACCTATGAACAGGGTGGGATGGCGGTGAATGGCTTTCGAATGGGAGACCTAGCTTACTTATCCGATATCCGCCATTTTCCAGAGACCATTTTTTCACGTCTAAAGGGTGTTAAAACTTTGATTATAAGTGCTTTGCGGTACACGCCATCTCTTCTTCATTTTTCGATAGATGAGGCTGTTGACTTTGCAGAGCGGGCAGGTGCTGAGTCTGTTTGGTTGACTCATATTTCACATGAGTTGGAGCATGAAAAAGTGAATGCTTATCTTTCATCGCATGTGAAGTTGGCGTATGATGGGCTCGAATTAGATTTTAATGAGTTAAGGAATAATAGTTATGATGAATGA
- the hflX gene encoding GTPase HflX, with amino-acid sequence MMNEKTIKDESNLILHEEEKIQRALLISVYHGSQQKMICEEHLDELALLTRTFGVEVAQKVACPLRKYDASTYLSKGKLEELIEKARELKVDLVIFDDEITPAQQRNLQKAFEIPVMDRTEVILGVFAQRAQTKEARLQIELAQVKYEAPRLKRLWTHLSRQQGTSGSGGGGAYLKGEGEKQIEIDRRILKRKIDQLQKEIEEVKAHRETQRISRVRSEIPVFAIIGYTNAGKSTLLNALTDAGVFVEDKLFATLDTTTRKFTLANNQEVLLIDTVGFIRKLPHLLVAAFKSTLEEAIEADILLHLIDVSHPMAEEQAATTHEVLKELGAGKKSIITVLNKIDKCSNPQMIHRIRMTYPKNVQISALQKLGFDELQDVMIQEMSRQRQVVELRIPQSAYACVSEIMRVGNILNQDYDENDILLKADLPTAIVNKYFHYQTRDQEESSD; translated from the coding sequence ATGATGAATGAAAAAACGATTAAAGATGAATCTAATCTAATTCTTCATGAAGAAGAGAAAATACAAAGAGCATTGCTGATTTCTGTTTATCACGGCAGTCAGCAAAAAATGATTTGCGAGGAGCATTTAGATGAGTTAGCTCTTTTAACGCGCACGTTTGGCGTTGAAGTTGCGCAGAAGGTCGCTTGTCCGCTTCGCAAATATGATGCATCGACCTATTTGAGCAAGGGTAAATTAGAAGAGCTGATCGAGAAGGCTCGCGAGCTGAAAGTCGATTTGGTGATTTTTGATGACGAAATCACACCTGCTCAGCAAAGGAACTTGCAAAAGGCTTTCGAAATACCTGTGATGGATAGGACTGAAGTGATTTTGGGGGTGTTTGCGCAGCGGGCTCAAACCAAGGAGGCTCGTTTGCAAATTGAGCTTGCGCAAGTCAAGTATGAAGCTCCTCGTTTAAAGAGGCTGTGGACGCACTTATCTCGACAGCAAGGGACGTCCGGCTCGGGTGGCGGCGGAGCCTACTTGAAGGGCGAGGGGGAAAAGCAAATTGAGATCGACCGACGCATTCTCAAACGCAAAATTGACCAGCTTCAAAAAGAGATTGAAGAGGTCAAAGCGCACCGTGAAACGCAGCGCATCTCTCGCGTACGTTCTGAAATTCCGGTCTTTGCCATCATCGGTTATACAAATGCTGGAAAATCGACCTTGCTTAATGCTTTAACGGATGCTGGAGTTTTTGTAGAAGACAAACTCTTTGCAACACTTGATACGACGACTCGTAAATTTACGTTGGCTAATAATCAGGAGGTCTTGCTGATCGATACAGTCGGCTTTATCCGTAAGCTGCCTCACCTACTCGTCGCTGCTTTCAAGAGTACGCTTGAAGAAGCTATTGAAGCCGATATTTTGCTGCATCTCATCGATGTGAGCCACCCCATGGCTGAGGAACAGGCTGCAACGACGCATGAGGTGTTAAAAGAGTTAGGGGCTGGAAAAAAGTCAATTATTACCGTTTTAAATAAAATTGACAAATGCTCCAATCCGCAAATGATCCATCGCATCAGAATGACCTATCCGAAAAACGTTCAAATTTCTGCACTGCAGAAGCTTGGATTCGATGAGTTGCAAGATGTGATGATTCAAGAGATGAGCCGGCAAAGGCAGGTTGTTGAGCTCCGCATTCCACAAAGTGCGTATGCGTGCGTCAGCGAAATCATGAGAGTTGGCAACATTTTGAATCAAGATTACGATGAAAATGATATTTTGTTAAAGGCAGATTTGCCAACGGCCATTGTCAATAAATATTTCCATTACCAAACTCGGGATCAGGAAGAGTCATCGGATTGA
- the radC gene encoding RadC family protein, whose product MGHYSIQCLPEEDRPRERLLRFGPDSLSLIELIAVILGSGSKTMPVLQMAQELVARFGGLQQLTEATLAELLEIKGIGLVKAVQLKAALNLGSRASRQQIKSRYRIEHPSHAYQLIKDELENESREVFVVILQDTKGFLICHEVVSIGSLSQTLVHPREVFYPAIRHKAASLLVAHNHPSGDPTPSAQDLELTRLLLEAGRLIGIPLHDHLIIGKHSYLSLRQNGFSFEP is encoded by the coding sequence ATGGGGCATTATTCCATTCAATGCTTGCCAGAAGAAGATCGGCCAAGAGAGAGACTTCTCCGGTTTGGGCCGGATAGCCTCTCTTTAATTGAACTGATTGCCGTTATTTTGGGAAGCGGAAGCAAGACTATGCCCGTTCTTCAAATGGCGCAAGAGCTGGTCGCCCGTTTTGGAGGTCTGCAACAATTGACAGAGGCTACTTTGGCAGAGCTGTTAGAAATTAAGGGGATTGGATTAGTTAAAGCCGTTCAATTAAAGGCGGCTTTAAATCTTGGGAGCCGAGCTTCGCGTCAACAAATCAAATCCAGGTATCGAATTGAACACCCCTCCCATGCTTATCAACTCATCAAAGATGAATTGGAAAATGAAAGCAGAGAGGTATTCGTCGTCATTTTGCAAGATACGAAGGGGTTTTTAATCTGCCATGAAGTGGTCTCGATTGGAAGCTTGTCCCAAACGCTTGTTCACCCGCGTGAGGTCTTCTACCCAGCCATTCGGCACAAGGCGGCTAGTTTGCTCGTGGCCCATAATCATCCAAGCGGAGATCCAACGCCTTCAGCTCAGGATCTGGAACTCACGCGGCTTTTATTGGAAGCGGGCCGCTTAATCGGCATCCCTCTGCATGATCACCTCATCATTGGTAAACACTCTTACCTTTCCCTTCGACAAAATGGATTTTCATTCGAGCCATAA
- the mtaB gene encoding tRNA (N(6)-L-threonylcarbamoyladenosine(37)-C(2))-methylthiotransferase MtaB has protein sequence MQEEKNKTFKIVTLGCRTNQYESQAYQDQLIALGYTQAGEDEAAEICIVNTCTVTESADSSSRHAIRQLARENQGTQLLVTGCFAERQPDVIKQIEGVAHVVPNSEKEHLLARIFPEADLPEFSITRFESHTRAFLKVQDGCNSFCTYCIIPYVRGRSRSRTVEEVIQEAKALLANGYKEIVLTGINIGDFDGGVAKEEEPVRLAELIRLVDQLPGLERLRVSSIDPDEVDDDLADAILNGKKTCHSMHIVLQSGSNVILKRMNRKYTRQIFFDTVDRLRSASPDFTFTTDIIVGFPGETDVDFADTIEVMQQVKFAKVHMFPYSDRPRTRSALMPNKVSPEVIRSRKQDVLRIAEQTAFELRELYVGRRMWVLTESMDDTRLGEISGHTENFLNVWVQSDALRSNQLVEVELVSNTPSGLIGRLISKPHPLKLVKENIA, from the coding sequence ATGCAAGAAGAGAAAAACAAGACATTTAAGATCGTCACATTGGGTTGCCGTACCAATCAATATGAATCGCAGGCGTATCAAGATCAATTGATTGCTTTAGGCTATACACAAGCCGGGGAAGATGAAGCGGCTGAAATTTGCATTGTCAATACGTGTACCGTCACCGAATCTGCAGACAGCAGCAGTCGCCATGCGATCCGTCAGTTAGCGCGTGAAAATCAAGGAACTCAATTATTGGTTACCGGATGTTTTGCTGAAAGACAGCCGGATGTGATTAAGCAAATCGAAGGAGTGGCTCACGTTGTTCCCAACAGCGAAAAAGAGCATCTGCTGGCCCGCATTTTTCCGGAAGCCGACCTTCCTGAATTTTCCATTACCCGGTTTGAGTCGCATACGCGTGCATTTTTAAAGGTTCAGGATGGGTGTAATTCTTTTTGTACTTACTGCATAATCCCTTATGTAAGGGGCCGTTCGAGATCGCGCACAGTCGAAGAAGTGATTCAAGAGGCGAAAGCATTGCTTGCCAATGGCTATAAAGAGATTGTCTTAACAGGGATTAATATAGGTGATTTTGACGGTGGGGTAGCAAAGGAAGAAGAGCCGGTCCGATTGGCTGAGCTCATCCGCCTAGTCGATCAACTCCCTGGGTTGGAGCGTTTGCGAGTCTCTTCTATCGATCCAGACGAAGTGGATGATGACCTTGCAGATGCAATCCTCAATGGTAAGAAGACATGCCATTCGATGCATATTGTGTTACAGTCGGGCTCTAATGTTATTTTGAAGCGCATGAATCGAAAATATACGCGACAGATCTTTTTTGATACCGTGGATCGGCTTCGTTCAGCGAGCCCCGACTTTACTTTTACAACGGATATCATCGTTGGTTTTCCAGGTGAAACGGATGTTGACTTTGCTGATACCATCGAGGTGATGCAGCAGGTTAAATTTGCCAAGGTTCACATGTTTCCATATAGTGATCGTCCTCGTACTCGTTCGGCTCTTATGCCTAACAAAGTTTCACCAGAGGTCATTCGCTCGCGCAAGCAAGATGTGTTGCGTATAGCCGAGCAGACGGCTTTTGAATTGCGAGAGCTTTATGTTGGGCGGCGCATGTGGGTTTTGACTGAAAGCATGGATGATACACGACTGGGCGAGATTTCGGGCCATACGGAGAACTTTTTGAATGTTTGGGTTCAAAGTGATGCATTGCGGTCCAATCAGCTCGTAGAGGTCGAGCTCGTTTCCAATACGCCAAGCGGTTTGATCGGACGGCTCATCTCTAAACCCCACCCCCTCAAACTAGTAAAGGAAAACATTGCATGA
- the glgB gene encoding 1,4-alpha-glucan branching protein GlgB yields the protein MMTMQPTEFEPHFYDNLLRIIQMIHHQPHTILGLHPFFGGSKVIHLWRPGAQQVFIEVFGDLIEAKRIHEEGIFECVVPGHTTALDYRVFHQNGLLAYDPYAFLPTFGEMDQYLFGKGVHYELYECMGGRLTTHGGVSGVKFSVWAPNAKSVSLVADFNYWDGRVNPMRVMGYSGIWELFVPGIGEGEKYKFEIHTQQGERILKSDPFAYSCELRPATASVIANIERFKWQDQAWIEKRTSANLTSAPMNVYEVHLGSWRKRGNDFLNYRELAHELVAYCLDMGFTHVELLPIQEHPLDESWGYQVSGFYAPTSRFGTPEDFQYFVNYFHNHQLGVILDWVPGHFPMDAFSIGRFDGSALYEHADPRQGYHPHWHTHIFNFGRHEVSNFLIANALYWFEVMHIDGLRVDAVASMLYLDYGREESEWIPNDFGGKENLQAIEFIKHLNSIVHSRCPGVLTIAEESTSFPGVTHSVESGGLGFDFKWNMGWMNDTLRYFSKDTLFRSHHHHDLTFGLIYVFSEKFISVLSHDEVVHGKRSLLSKMPGDMWQQFANLRLLLSYMICQPGKKLLFMGAEIGQWNEWNCKSDLEWFLLQFPTHQGIQNFVRDINHFYLNHPAFWQKDCTHESFEWVDFADIQNSVISYLRKSSEEKLLCVHNYTPLYHSDYVLHLSQFQNIEEIFNSDDQKYGGSGKHTHPEVIKDAAGKVIGVRLALAPLATMIFKLV from the coding sequence ATGATGACTATGCAGCCGACTGAATTTGAACCCCATTTTTACGACAATTTACTTCGCATTATTCAAATGATTCACCATCAACCCCATACGATTTTAGGGCTTCATCCTTTTTTTGGAGGGTCTAAAGTGATCCATTTGTGGAGGCCAGGCGCCCAGCAAGTCTTTATCGAAGTGTTTGGAGATCTGATTGAAGCTAAGCGCATTCATGAAGAGGGGATCTTTGAATGTGTAGTGCCTGGGCATACAACGGCTTTGGACTACCGCGTTTTTCATCAAAATGGATTGCTTGCTTACGATCCTTATGCGTTTCTACCAACTTTTGGGGAAATGGATCAGTACCTGTTTGGGAAAGGTGTTCACTATGAGCTCTACGAGTGCATGGGGGGAAGGCTTACGACTCATGGTGGCGTTAGCGGCGTTAAATTTAGTGTATGGGCTCCTAATGCTAAAAGCGTTTCGTTAGTCGCAGACTTTAATTATTGGGATGGCCGAGTTAATCCTATGCGCGTCATGGGCTATTCGGGTATATGGGAATTGTTTGTTCCTGGCATTGGTGAGGGAGAGAAGTATAAATTTGAAATTCACACTCAGCAAGGCGAAAGAATTCTCAAATCAGATCCTTTTGCTTATTCCTGCGAGTTGCGCCCGGCCACCGCTTCAGTGATTGCCAATATTGAGCGCTTTAAGTGGCAAGATCAGGCGTGGATAGAAAAGCGTACGAGTGCCAATTTGACATCTGCTCCCATGAATGTCTACGAGGTGCATTTAGGCTCTTGGAGAAAAAGGGGAAACGATTTTCTCAATTACCGGGAGCTTGCACACGAGCTTGTTGCCTACTGTTTAGACATGGGGTTTACACATGTGGAGCTTCTGCCCATTCAAGAGCACCCTTTAGATGAGTCTTGGGGCTATCAAGTATCTGGATTTTATGCCCCTACCAGTCGTTTTGGAACCCCGGAAGATTTCCAGTACTTTGTCAATTATTTTCACAATCACCAGCTCGGAGTCATTTTAGACTGGGTTCCTGGCCACTTTCCGATGGATGCTTTTTCGATTGGGCGTTTTGACGGTTCGGCCTTATATGAGCATGCCGATCCTCGCCAAGGTTATCATCCTCACTGGCACACGCACATCTTTAATTTTGGACGCCACGAAGTATCTAACTTTTTGATAGCCAATGCTCTTTACTGGTTTGAAGTCATGCATATAGATGGGTTGAGGGTGGATGCTGTTGCCTCAATGCTGTATCTGGATTATGGACGTGAAGAAAGTGAGTGGATTCCGAACGATTTTGGCGGTAAGGAGAATTTGCAAGCGATTGAGTTTATCAAACATCTCAACTCAATTGTCCATTCTCGCTGCCCCGGCGTCTTAACCATTGCAGAAGAGTCTACTTCTTTCCCGGGTGTTACTCATTCGGTGGAAAGTGGAGGGCTTGGATTCGACTTCAAATGGAATATGGGGTGGATGAATGACACTCTTCGCTATTTCTCCAAAGACACGCTTTTTCGCTCCCACCACCACCACGATTTAACATTTGGTTTGATTTACGTTTTTTCAGAAAAATTCATTTCTGTCCTGTCGCATGATGAAGTGGTTCATGGCAAGCGAAGTTTGCTTAGCAAAATGCCGGGCGACATGTGGCAGCAATTTGCCAATTTGCGCCTTCTACTAAGTTACATGATTTGCCAGCCAGGCAAGAAGCTGCTCTTCATGGGGGCTGAGATTGGGCAGTGGAATGAGTGGAATTGTAAATCGGATCTCGAGTGGTTTTTACTGCAATTTCCGACACATCAAGGAATCCAAAATTTTGTTAGGGATATCAACCATTTTTATCTTAATCACCCAGCCTTTTGGCAAAAAGATTGTACCCATGAGTCGTTTGAATGGGTTGATTTTGCTGACATTCAAAACAGTGTGATTAGTTATCTTCGCAAGAGTTCTGAAGAGAAGCTACTTTGTGTTCACAATTATACACCGCTGTATCATTCAGACTACGTTCTTCATTTGAGCCAGTTTCAGAACATTGAAGAAATTTTCAATTCCGATGATCAAAAATATGGCGGATCAGGCAAGCATACTCATCCAGAAGTCATTAAAGACGCGGCTGGAAAAGTCATTGGAGTCCGCTTAGCTTTAGCCCCTTTGGCCACGATGATTTTTAAGTTGGTATAA